The following proteins come from a genomic window of Methanosarcina sp. MTP4:
- a CDS encoding M4 family metallopeptidase yields MGVLELSEKQAMAVAKLMDLDPECKIFWDSLGKFPKFIKGTLSRPSPDSPESIARRFLEESRELLERQEGFDEKLELVVLETDFMGFFHVVFLQLLSGVPVFEGSVQVHINPAGEVIAYKDFRLMELSVSLEPNIGEPDAVKTVFEDIGPGKGTVILSTRLMLYRDREEQVHLVWQVESLSSKGLAGRFYFIDAHTGELRYKFSQIRAALSRKTYSGHNKEVLPGELLLEDGQAGPDEVARAAHDNMATVYWYFKHRFGRDSYDNRGSPLVSTVHFQKNFNNAFWSDHYKQLVFGDGDGYRWLPLAFALDIVAHELTHALAAYTAKFVYSEEAGALDESFADVFAVLISNRGKIEEWEIGEGVYTPFYEGDALRDLSDPPKYGQIDHMDNYMKLTSGELPDQYKNDSGYVHLNSGIPNKLAYLIIAGGTHYGISVEGIARKKAEQIYYLALTAYLCSATLSRWTFREARYAQLNACRQLYGEEGAEYAAIKNAWAAVGLGQPSGALLIVKGEVSPETPVPIPDLHPEGVLSAIDVEEEGLVKDIRVKVNIEHPYTRDLRITLLTPAGGTVVLHDRKGLPGKNISRTYNLGSAPKLRTCIGERVHGKWRLWVADHARDHAGSLVGWGLKFLVQKAEKKELRRELFLWQEIPDNDSKGIESQIYIERPGKIVNLDVSLGITHPWIGDLRVILLMPSGKKLMLHNRTGYSRREIKKVCSTKWDEDLQAAVSKEMKGTWTLKVFDLAERDTGTLDSWGMCIVYE; encoded by the coding sequence ATGGGAGTACTGGAACTGAGCGAAAAGCAGGCAATGGCTGTGGCAAAGTTGATGGATCTCGACCCGGAATGTAAAATTTTCTGGGATTCCCTGGGGAAATTCCCAAAGTTCATCAAGGGGACGCTTTCGAGGCCATCCCCCGACAGCCCGGAGAGTATTGCCCGCCGCTTCCTTGAAGAATCCCGGGAGCTTCTGGAGAGGCAGGAGGGATTTGATGAAAAACTGGAACTTGTAGTCCTGGAGACCGACTTTATGGGCTTTTTTCATGTCGTTTTCCTCCAGCTTTTAAGCGGGGTCCCCGTATTTGAGGGGTCTGTACAGGTTCACATAAATCCTGCAGGAGAGGTCATTGCATACAAGGATTTTCGGCTGATGGAGCTTTCCGTTTCCCTGGAGCCGAATATCGGAGAACCCGATGCTGTGAAAACCGTTTTTGAAGACATTGGCCCCGGAAAAGGAACCGTTATCCTCAGTACCAGGCTGATGCTGTACAGGGATAGGGAAGAGCAGGTGCACCTGGTCTGGCAGGTCGAATCCCTTTCTTCAAAAGGTCTGGCAGGCAGGTTCTATTTTATCGATGCCCATACCGGGGAACTGCGGTACAAATTTTCCCAGATCAGGGCTGCCCTTTCGAGAAAAACGTATTCCGGGCACAATAAGGAAGTCCTTCCCGGAGAACTGCTGCTTGAAGACGGACAGGCCGGCCCTGACGAGGTAGCCCGGGCAGCCCATGATAATATGGCAACAGTATACTGGTATTTTAAGCACAGGTTCGGAAGGGACAGTTATGATAACCGGGGCTCGCCCCTTGTGTCCACCGTCCATTTCCAAAAGAATTTCAATAACGCTTTCTGGAGCGACCATTACAAACAGCTCGTTTTCGGGGACGGAGACGGGTACAGGTGGCTCCCCCTTGCTTTTGCCTTGGATATCGTTGCCCATGAACTGACCCATGCCCTGGCTGCCTATACTGCAAAGTTCGTGTACAGTGAAGAAGCTGGAGCCCTGGACGAGTCCTTTGCAGACGTCTTTGCGGTCCTGATCTCAAACAGAGGAAAAATAGAGGAATGGGAAATCGGGGAAGGGGTCTACACTCCCTTTTATGAGGGGGATGCCCTGCGTGACCTCTCGGACCCCCCGAAATACGGGCAGATCGACCACATGGATAACTACATGAAGCTCACTTCCGGGGAACTGCCCGATCAGTACAAAAACGACAGTGGTTACGTCCATCTAAACAGCGGGATCCCCAACAAGCTTGCATACCTGATCATAGCCGGGGGGACGCATTACGGAATCAGTGTCGAGGGAATTGCCCGTAAAAAAGCTGAGCAGATCTACTATCTCGCCCTGACCGCATACCTCTGCAGTGCAACCCTGAGCAGGTGGACTTTCAGGGAAGCCCGGTATGCCCAGTTGAATGCCTGCCGTCAGCTCTACGGGGAAGAGGGAGCCGAATACGCCGCAATCAAGAATGCCTGGGCTGCAGTGGGGCTCGGGCAGCCCTCAGGAGCCCTGCTCATAGTCAAAGGGGAAGTATCTCCCGAAACTCCGGTCCCTATCCCTGACCTGCATCCGGAAGGAGTCCTGAGTGCTATTGATGTCGAGGAGGAGGGGCTGGTAAAAGACATCCGGGTGAAGGTGAACATCGAACATCCTTATACAAGGGACCTGAGGATTACTCTTCTCACCCCTGCCGGGGGAACGGTTGTCCTGCATGACCGGAAAGGACTCCCTGGGAAAAACATATCCAGAACATACAACCTGGGCTCAGCCCCGAAGCTCAGGACCTGCATTGGTGAGCGAGTTCACGGGAAATGGCGCTTGTGGGTCGCGGACCACGCCAGGGACCACGCTGGTTCCCTGGTCGGCTGGGGGCTTAAGTTTCTGGTCCAGAAAGCCGAAAAGAAAGAGCTCCGGAGAGAACTTTTCCTGTGGCAGGAAATTCCCGATAACGATTCGAAGGGCATCGAAAGCCAGATCTATATTGAAAGGCCCGGGAAGATTGTAAACCTGGACGTCTCTCTTGGAATCACCCATCCCTGGATCGGGGACCTCAGGGTAATCCTTCTCATGCCTTCAGGGAAGAAACTGATGCTGCACAACAGGACCGGGTACAGCAGAAGGGAAATCAAAAAAGTATGCAGCACCAAATGGGATGAAGATTTACAGGCAGCCGTCAGCAAAGAAATGAAAGGCACCTGGACCCTGAAAGTTTTTGACCTGGCAGAGAGGGACACCGGCAC
- a CDS encoding PKD domain-containing protein, translating into MSDIKPDVKVSVKVFTQTAVSNVVRESTKKLMKSLTESQKKIFEAKIKNMSDDQLEQYFENDPYFKNALENTIKSVNDTPQENVSESWTENLQSVYEATYSKDLTKILFWPAPRVILAVVVCIALLAMVGFSMVSYDVNPDPVSPISPGKSIDSNIDSITFLDAITVLEQRKIITVPKQGKIISIPEQTEIPVANFSINVTDGYVPFPVQFTDLSENATGWNWDFGDGTNTTWKNTTWKNTTWKNTTHTYSTAGNYTVNLTVSNANGTDSKLANITVQKPPPPPPPSVLPVANFISNVTQGNPLSVQFTDLSENATEWNWDFGDKANSPEQNPTHTYSTAGNYNVTLTVTNGIYTDSKNATITVSKPPLRPPRPPRPPRPSVLPVANFISNVTQGNPLSVQFTDLSENVKEWNWDFGDKANSPEQNPTHTYSTAGSYNVTLTVTNGIYTDSKNATITVSKPPPPPSVLPVSNFSSNVTQGYTPLSVQFTDLSENATEWNWDFGDNAPSTEQNPMHTYSTAGIYNVNLTAINKNGTNSTHATITVQKFPDTSDPDKPYALYITNSESNNVSVINTSTNNVTATVPVGNCPWGVAVAPDGKKVYVVNHRGDNVSVIDTATNKVIATVPVGSYPWGVAISQAGTIVYVANSESNNVSVIDTATNKVIATVPVGSYPWGVAVNQAGTKVYVANHRSDNVSVIDTATNTVTSTVPVGSCPEGVAVTPDGKEVYVANSESNNVSVIDTATSTVTDNVPVGSRPRGVAVTPDGKEVYVANYGSNNVSVIDTATNTVTARVPVGSCPKGVAVTPDGKMVYVANYKSKNISVIDTENNTVIDNVPLESNPIAFGQFIGPLQY; encoded by the coding sequence ATGAGTGACATTAAACCGGATGTAAAGGTTAGTGTAAAAGTTTTCACCCAGACTGCTGTCAGCAATGTAGTCAGGGAGTCAACCAAGAAACTGATGAAAAGCCTAACAGAAAGCCAGAAAAAGATATTCGAAGCCAAGATTAAAAATATGTCAGATGATCAGCTGGAACAATATTTTGAGAACGATCCTTACTTTAAAAATGCACTGGAAAATACTATAAAGTCGGTTAATGATACCCCACAGGAAAATGTTTCTGAGTCCTGGACGGAGAATTTACAGTCGGTTTATGAGGCTACTTATAGTAAGGACTTGACAAAGATCTTATTCTGGCCAGCTCCTAGAGTGATCCTGGCGGTCGTAGTTTGTATAGCACTATTGGCCATGGTCGGCTTTTCCATGGTAAGTTATGATGTAAACCCCGATCCAGTCAGCCCGATCTCCCCTGGAAAAAGTATAGATTCAAATATTGATTCAATAACATTTCTTGATGCAATAACCGTTCTCGAACAAAGAAAAATAATAACAGTTCCCAAACAAGGAAAAATAATATCAATTCCCGAACAAACAGAAATACCTGTCGCAAATTTCAGTATCAATGTCACCGATGGTTATGTTCCCTTTCCTGTACAGTTTACAGATCTATCTGAAAATGCAACAGGATGGAATTGGGACTTTGGAGACGGAACGAATACAACCTGGAAGAATACAACCTGGAAGAATACAACCTGGAAGAATACAACGCATACTTACTCTACAGCAGGAAACTATACCGTTAACCTGACAGTATCCAATGCAAACGGTACAGATTCAAAACTTGCCAACATAACCGTTCAGAAACCGCCTCCGCCTCCGCCTCCTTCCGTCCTTCCTGTTGCAAATTTCATCAGCAATGTCACGCAGGGTAATCCTCTTTCTGTGCAGTTTACAGACCTATCTGAAAATGCAACAGAATGGAACTGGGACTTTGGAGACAAAGCGAATTCACCCGAGCAGAATCCAACGCACACTTACTCTACAGCAGGAAACTATAACGTTACGCTAACTGTAACCAATGGAATATATACAGATTCAAAGAATGCCACAATAACCGTTTCGAAACCTCCTCTGCGTCCTCCGCGTCCTCCGCGTCCTCCGCGTCCTTCCGTCCTTCCTGTTGCAAATTTCATCAGCAATGTCACGCAGGGTAATCCTCTTTCTGTGCAGTTTACAGACCTATCTGAAAATGTAAAAGAATGGAACTGGGACTTTGGAGACAAAGCGAATTCACCCGAGCAGAATCCAACGCACACTTACTCTACAGCAGGAAGCTATAACGTTACGCTAACTGTAACCAATGGAATATATACAGATTCAAAGAATGCCACAATAACCGTTTCGAAACCTCCTCCGCCTCCTTCCGTCCTTCCTGTTTCGAACTTCAGCAGCAATGTCACACAGGGTTATACTCCCCTTTCTGTACAGTTTACAGACCTCTCTGAAAATGCAACAGAATGGAACTGGGACTTTGGAGACAATGCTCCTTCAACCGAGCAGAATCCAATGCATACCTACTCTACAGCAGGAATCTATAACGTTAACCTGACAGCAATCAATAAAAACGGTACAAATTCAACACATGCCACAATAACCGTTCAGAAATTTCCCGACACTTCCGACCCCGACAAGCCATATGCCTTATATATCACTAACTCTGAAAGCAACAACGTCTCTGTAATTAACACCTCCACAAACAATGTTACAGCCACTGTGCCTGTAGGAAACTGTCCCTGGGGAGTTGCAGTCGCACCGGACGGAAAAAAAGTATATGTAGTGAACCACCGGGGCGATAACGTCTCCGTAATTGACACAGCTACAAACAAGGTTATAGCCACGGTGCCTGTCGGCAGCTATCCCTGGGGAGTTGCAATCAGCCAGGCAGGAACAATTGTGTATGTGGCAAACTCTGAAAGCAACAACGTCTCTGTAATTGATACAGCTACAAATAAGGTTATAGCCACGGTGCCTGTCGGCAGCTATCCCTGGGGAGTTGCAGTCAACCAGGCAGGAACAAAGGTATATGTGGCGAACCACCGGAGCGATAACGTCTCTGTAATTGATACAGCCACAAACACTGTTACATCCACGGTGCCTGTCGGCAGCTGTCCTGAGGGAGTTGCAGTCACGCCGGATGGAAAAGAGGTATATGTGGCGAACTCTGAAAGCAACAACGTCTCTGTAATTGATACAGCCACAAGCACTGTTACAGATAATGTGCCTGTTGGAAGCCGTCCCAGGGGGGTTGCAGTCACGCCGGATGGAAAAGAGGTATATGTGGCGAACTATGGCAGCAACAACGTCTCTGTAATTGACACAGCTACAAACACTGTTACAGCCAGGGTGCCTGTCGGCAGCTGTCCTAAAGGAGTTGCAGTCACGCCGGATGGAAAAATGGTATACGTGGCGAACTATAAAAGCAAAAATATCTCTGTAATTGATACAGAAAACAACACTGTAATAGATAATGTTCCTTTAGAAAGCAATCCTATTGCCTTCGGGCAGTTCATAGGCCCACTCCAGTACTGA
- a CDS encoding endonuclease/exonuclease/phosphatase family protein yields the protein MSKLRIATFNLENLDDKPVQKPTLEERISVIRTQLLRLNADILCLQEVNGQEEAGHPRRLLALDSLLRDTPYAGFHRVSTMTGDGAEVCDERNLVILSRYEIQEHHQYRHYYAPAPHYRIVTAETTGGEEQKAKKVSWERPILHARVSFGDRTLDVINLHLKSRLPTDIEGQKLDRFTWKTASGWAEGFFLSSVKRVGQALETRMLID from the coding sequence TTGAGTAAACTACGCATAGCAACCTTTAACCTGGAAAACCTTGACGATAAGCCCGTCCAGAAGCCGACACTGGAAGAACGCATTTCCGTAATTCGCACGCAACTGCTCCGGCTCAATGCCGACATCCTCTGCCTTCAGGAGGTCAACGGGCAGGAAGAGGCAGGGCACCCTCGCCGACTGCTGGCTCTGGACTCCCTTCTCCGGGATACCCCATATGCAGGTTTCCACAGGGTATCTACTATGACCGGAGATGGGGCAGAGGTCTGTGATGAACGCAATCTTGTAATCTTAAGCCGCTATGAGATTCAGGAGCACCACCAGTACAGGCACTATTATGCTCCTGCCCCGCATTACAGGATAGTAACAGCGGAGACGACCGGAGGGGAAGAACAAAAAGCCAAAAAAGTAAGCTGGGAGAGGCCGATCCTTCATGCCCGGGTCAGCTTTGGGGACCGGACACTTGACGTCATCAACCTCCATTTAAAGTCAAGGTTACCCACGGACATAGAGGGCCAGAAGCTGGACCGGTTCACCTGGAAGACTGCCTCCGGCTGGGCCGAGGGCTTCTTCCTTTCTTCCGTGAAAAGAGTCGGGCAGGCCCTGGAAACCCGGATGCTGATTGATTAG
- a CDS encoding SIR2 family protein, with product MPKMLGEKDWDLLLRRIKNGKCTPFLGSGTCSENISVSSQIANEWAEEYDYPMEDSDDLTRVAQFVAVTEEDEMFPRDEICNEITKLSEEVTPTYFETPDEIHGVLADLPLPVYITTTYDDLMVRALKSRNKEPIQEICRWNEYLVQRKPTSSDFDPTPEKPLVFHLHGYYKKPESLVLTEDDYLDFLVAISMEQNLLPPRIQEAFTGTSLLLLGYKITDWDFRVLSRILAGYLGRSIGRKHISVQLVPGNVPDTQRENVQKYLDRYFENLRIQVYWHDCHEFAAELKTRWEAFNRATIKKEADTANIDRLKKEYKRPGQAKEEADKVSILFLAADPTDASRLRLGEEFREIKEKLKLARLRDNFMLELPQLSVRPSDISQALLDARPQIVHFSGHGTPTGALCFEDLAGKTHPIEPDALAALFEQFSGQVNCVILNACYAEIQAKAIAKHIKYVIGMNQAIGDEAAIAFAIGFYQALGGGRSIEDAYRFGCVQIQLHGIPGHLTPVLIYQR from the coding sequence ATGCCAAAGATGCTGGGAGAGAAGGATTGGGACCTTCTTCTTCGGAGAATCAAGAATGGGAAGTGTACTCCTTTTCTTGGATCTGGGACATGTTCTGAAAATATTTCTGTTAGTTCCCAGATTGCAAATGAATGGGCAGAAGAGTACGACTACCCAATGGAAGACTCGGATGACTTGACACGGGTGGCTCAGTTTGTGGCTGTGACTGAAGAAGACGAGATGTTTCCAAGGGATGAAATTTGTAATGAAATCACTAAACTGTCAGAAGAAGTCACACCAACATACTTCGAAACTCCTGATGAAATTCACGGAGTGCTGGCCGATCTCCCACTGCCAGTTTATATTACCACAACTTACGATGACCTTATGGTGCGGGCTCTTAAAAGCCGTAACAAAGAACCAATCCAGGAAATATGTCGGTGGAATGAATACCTCGTGCAACGCAAACCGACGTCATCAGACTTCGACCCCACTCCTGAAAAACCTTTAGTATTTCATCTTCACGGCTACTATAAAAAACCAGAGTCGCTGGTTTTAACAGAGGACGACTATCTGGACTTCCTTGTTGCCATTTCAATGGAACAAAACCTGCTTCCTCCGCGTATTCAGGAGGCATTTACAGGCACATCTCTTCTTCTTCTAGGCTACAAGATAACTGATTGGGATTTCCGTGTTCTTTCCCGGATTCTTGCCGGATACTTAGGAAGAAGTATTGGTAGAAAGCACATATCCGTGCAGCTTGTGCCAGGGAATGTTCCTGATACTCAAAGAGAAAATGTTCAGAAATATCTGGATCGTTATTTTGAAAATCTTCGTATCCAGGTATACTGGCACGATTGCCACGAATTTGCCGCAGAATTGAAAACAAGATGGGAGGCTTTCAATCGTGCTACCATAAAAAAAGAGGCCGATACGGCAAATATTGACCGGCTTAAAAAGGAGTATAAGCGACCAGGTCAGGCAAAAGAAGAAGCCGATAAGGTTTCGATACTCTTCTTAGCAGCCGATCCCACTGATGCATCTCGCCTGCGGCTTGGTGAAGAATTTCGTGAGATCAAAGAAAAACTGAAATTGGCCAGACTTCGGGATAACTTTATGTTAGAATTGCCACAGTTGTCGGTTCGCCCATCAGATATATCCCAGGCTTTGCTCGATGCACGGCCTCAAATAGTCCATTTTTCCGGTCATGGCACACCTACCGGTGCGTTGTGCTTTGAGGATCTGGCAGGGAAAACCCACCCAATCGAGCCTGATGCGTTGGCTGCATTGTTTGAACAATTTAGCGGTCAGGTGAATTGTGTAATATTGAACGCTTGTTACGCAGAGATTCAGGCAAAAGCCATCGCTAAACACATCAAATATGTCATTGGCATGAACCAGGCAATCGGCGATGAAGCTGCTATCGCCTTCGCTATTGGTTTTTACCAGGCATTAGGAGGAGGGCGTAGCATTGAAGATGCATATAGATTTGGGTGTGTACAAATCCAACTACATGGTATTCCAGGGCATCTAACGCCGGTTTTAATCTATCAACGATAA
- a CDS encoding CU044_2847 family protein, translating into MTRLVKFTLEDGSTVLIEAEETEEEGETVRVSRPSAPHEIVDITNQTFEESLGIIVKPVANTILDRLKDLSKKPEEVRVSFGISMDLKAGMFIAAGTGANFNVTLTWKS; encoded by the coding sequence ATGACACGCCTTGTAAAATTTACTCTGGAAGACGGCAGCACTGTATTAATAGAAGCAGAAGAGACTGAAGAGGAAGGGGAAACGGTTCGTGTTTCACGTCCATCTGCACCTCATGAGATTGTGGATATCACAAATCAGACATTTGAAGAATCGCTTGGTATTATTGTAAAGCCGGTTGCAAATACTATACTTGATAGGCTAAAAGACCTCAGTAAGAAACCGGAAGAAGTTCGAGTTTCTTTTGGCATTTCAATGGATTTAAAAGCCGGTATGTTTATAGCAGCGGGTACGGGTGCTAACTTTAATGTGACTTTGACCTGGAAGAGTTGA